Proteins encoded within one genomic window of Besnoitia besnoiti strain Bb-Ger1 chromosome II, whole genome shotgun sequence:
- a CDS encoding SAG-related sequence (encoded by transcript BESB_038330): MAIRYLKMDAATGAMMAFYLLAGNALADKRPKVIDKTTCASGRLDLSMKTEEQTLVFQCKKPFPHLDPSETEYVFKEESQQPSAKVLLDTVIVKATLTAAANSGTHYTLRVPDRPTTDTKLVYVCRKQAVDKKANRSLAIKSEPTAKKSPRNCTVTITVVGKPADTEDDRSPPPGPEDQNDDKTSSGKTYTCADGHDIKITVSKQNTNLKLKCPSSLIFEPTKAAEVFDDEDGECKTAKALSVLVPEVERRDESGVLTLKIPRLPAGSKNTALCYRCRTASAGSQRETEQGCAFRISVVAAESADSRFPGLETIGAFFLYIIGAVFGAVTAVSPC, translated from the coding sequence ATGGCGATCCGTTATCTCAAGATGGATGCTGCGACAGGTGCAATGATGGCATTCTATCTACTGGCAGGAAACGCCTTAGCCGACAAGAGACCCAAAGTAATTGACAAGACGACATGTGCGTCGGGACGTCTCGATCTCTCGATGAAGACAGAAGAACAGACACTAGTATTTCAGTGCAAAAAGCCGTTCCCTCATTTGGACCCGTCTGAAACAGAATACGTCTTCAAGGAAGAGTCACAGCAACCCTCAGCAAAGGTTCTGCTCGACACGGTAATTGTGAAGGCCACGCTTACCGCTGCTGCCAATTCAGGGACGCACTACACTCTCAGAGTTCCGGACAGGCCAACAACTGACACTAAACTCGTCTACGTTTGTAGAAAACAGGCAGTGGATAAAAAGGCGAATAGGTCGCTCGCTATCAAGTCTGAGCCTACGGCGAAGAAAAGTCCTAGGAACTGCACTGTCACTATCACGGTAGTTGGCAAACCTGCCGACACTGAAGACGACCGCTCTCCTCCACCTGGCCCGGAAGACCAAAATGATGATAAAACTTCATCTGGCAAGACCTATACGTGCGCTGATGGCCACGACATTAAAATCACAGTCTCGAAACAGAACACGAACCTGAAGCTGAAGTGTCCTAGTTCACTCATTTTTGAGCCCACGAAAGCTGCCGAAGTATTTGATGACGAGGACGGTGAATGCAAGACTGCAAAAGCGCTAAGCGTTCTTGTCCCAGAGGTGGAAAGGCGAGACGAAAGCGGCGTGTTGACTTTGAAaattcctcgtcttcctgcaGGGTCGAAGAATACGGCTCTTTGCTATCGCTGCCGAACTGCATCCGCTGGGAGTCAGAGGGAGACTGAACAGGGGTGCGCATTCCGGATATCGGTCGTAGCAGCTGAGTCCGCTGATTCGAGATTTCCTGGGTTAGAAACCATCGGGGCTTTTTTTCTATACATCATTGGAGCCGTATTTGGTGCTGTGACAGCTGTCTCTCCATGTTGA
- a CDS encoding hypothetical protein (encoded by transcript BESB_038340) encodes MACSGNGKVAAAGAFLALCLLTGTGVCSDQVLVHEVNNQTCSDGKLSVTLKNTVTLQCADPIPVLDPADPNNVYRDESPLEPPTTLTTLNQVAQGVTAVATEDRKGCTLNITGNPKDGTKFIYICKKNQEAGPRMVKASLDEEAKSAPKALEKCVVTVTVKHEKNPDKDEGGLKPPLPDQEAGTPQEDQVHTCSAGQDTSLTVSAPNQQLKLKCESGLHFEPRAVLNAFDDENGNCDMQKTLGSLVPGAVRKGEEDALTLQISRLPETGGSRKLCYLCQPSADEIAQKGSDKACRFRITVKPSEESSARGWSGLGAHLFSVAGAVLAAATALFSA; translated from the coding sequence ATGGCGTGCAGTGGCAATGGAAAggtggcggccgccggggCCTTTCTCGCTCTTTGCCTGCTGACAGGGACGGGAGTCTGCTCGGATCAAGTACTAGTTCACGAAGTGAACAATCAAACATGCAGTGATGGGAAGCTCTCCGTGACACTGAAAAACACGGTGACCCTGCAGTGTGCGGACCCCATTCCTGTTCTCGACCCTGCTGATCCCAACAACGTCTACAGGGACGAAAGCCCTCTAGAGCCACCCACGACTCTAACGACTCTAAACCAAGTAGCACAAGGCGTGACTGCTGTCGCTACTGAAGATCGTAAAGGCTGTACGTTAAACATCACGGGAAACCCGAAAGACGGCACAAAGTTCATCTATATCTGTAAGAAAAACCAGGAAGCAGGGCCTCGCATGGTAAAAGCCTCCCTCGACGAAGAGGCTAAATCTGCTCCGAAGGCGCTCGAGAAGTGTGTAGTGACCGTCACGGTAAAACATGAAAAAAACCCTGACAAAGATGAAGGCGGTCTGAAACCTCCACTTCCAGATCAAGAAGCAGGGACACCACAAGAGGACCAAGTCCACACCTGTTCCGCTGGCCAAGATACCAGTCTCACAGTCTCGGCACCCAACCAGCAGCTGAAGCTGAAGTGCGAGTCGGGACTCCACTTCGAGCCTCGGGCCGTCCTCAATGCCTTCGATGACGAGAACGGCAACTGCGACATGCAGAAGACCCTGGGCAGCCTTGTGCCTGGTGCTGTGAGGAAAGGTGAGGAGGACGCGCTGACGCTGCAGATTTCGCGTCTCCCGGAGACTGGGGGGTCGAGAAAGCTGTGCTACCTGTGTCAGCCTTCTGCTGATGAGATTGCCCAAAAAGGCTCAGACAAGGCTTGCCGATTTCGGATCACAGTAAAACCCTCTGAAGAGTCCAGTGCCCGTGGTTGGTCAGGGCTTGGGGCTCATCTGTTCTCTGTGGCGGGGGCGGTGCTTGCCGCTGCCACTGCACTGTTTTCAGCGTGA
- a CDS encoding hypothetical protein (encoded by transcript BESB_038350), whose product MKAGQLRAVAWVEVVLCLLAGRSMCFAQEPVKVVDGETCKGGSLAWSLGQEDETLVFECRDPVALLDPSDPRYVFGEKTPSESVLLDERIRKATLTLNKPANNAYTLTVPEKPKTDIKVVYICRKNNVAGVGGVSPASSLDSFPKDLDKCTITITVVGKPDNTEDNKHPLPPALEDQKDDPALSDKTYSCSDVHDTNITVSAPNTNLKLQCPSSLIFEPTKAAEVFDDEDGECKTAKALSVLVPEAERRDESGVLTLKIPRLPAGSKNTALCYRCRTASAGSQRETEQGCAFRISVVSAESSASIASGLTSSGAIFIYIVGAALGDVKHFLH is encoded by the coding sequence ATGAAGGCCGGACAACTCAGGGCGGTGGCATGGGTTGAGGTGGTTCTTTGTTTGTTGGCAGGAAGGAGCATGTGCTTCGCTCAAGAGCCTGTCAAAGTGGTTGATGGTGAGACATGCAAGGGCGGTAGTCTGGCGTGGTCGTTGGGACAAGAGGATGAAACACTGGTTTTTGAATGTAGGGACCCGGTTGCCCTCCTGGACCCTTCTGATCCGAGGTATGTTTTCGGCGAAAAGACACCGTCAGAAAGCGTTCTGCTCGACGAAAGAATCCGCAAGGCGACTCTGACGCTGAACAAGCCCGCCAATAACGCTTACACTCTTACAGTTCCGGAAAAGCCGAAGACTGACATCAAGGTCGTCTATATCTGTCGAAAGAATAATGTGGCTGGTGTAGGGGGtgtgtcgcctgcgtcttctctaGATTCCTTTCCAAAAGATCTCGACAAGTGCACCATCACTATCACGGTAGTTGGCAAACCTGACAACACTGAAGACAATAAGCATCCACTGCCTCCTGCTCTAGAAGACCAAAAAGATGATCCAGCTTTGTCTGACAAGACCTATTCGTGCTCTGACGTCCACGACACGAATATCACAGTCTCGGCACCGAACACGAACCTGAAGCTGCAGTGTCCTAGTTCACTCATTTTTGAGCCCACGAAAGCTGCCGAAGTATTTGATGACGAGGACGGTGAATGCAAGACTGCAAAAGCGCTAAGCGTTCTTGTCCCAGAGGCGGAAAGGCGAGACGAAAGCGGCGTGTTGACTTTGAAaattcctcgtcttcctgcaGGGTCGAAGAATACGGCTCTTTGCTATCGCTGCCGAACTGCATCCGCTGGGAGTCAGAGGGAGACTGAACAGGGGTGCGCATTCCGGATCTCTGTCGTGTCAGCTGAGTCCTCTGCATCGATTGCTTCAGGGTTAACTAGCTCTGGAGCCATTTTTATTTACATTGTCGGAGCCGCATTAGGCGATGTGAAGCATTTTCTTCATTGA